In Streptacidiphilus sp. P02-A3a, the DNA window TCGGCGACATCGTCACCCTCAAGGAAGTCCTTGAGGACGGCGAGCGCGCCCTGGTCACCGGGCACACGGACGAGGAGCGGGTGGTCCGGCTCGCCGAACCGCTCCGCGACCTCACCCTGCGCTCCGGCGACGCCCTGCTGCTGGAACCCCGTTCGGGCTACGTCTACGAGGTGGTCCCGAAGAGCGAGGTCGAGGAGCTGGTCCTCGAAGAGGTCCCGGACATCGACTACGACCGCATCGGCGGCCTCGGCCAGCAGATCGAGCAGATCCGCGACGCGGTGGAGCTGCCGTACCTGCACGCCGAGCTGTTCAAGGAGTACGAGCTGCGCCCGCCCAAGGGCGTCCTGCTCTACGGCCCGCCCGGCTGCGGAAAGACCCTGATCGCCAAGGCGGTCGCGAACTCGCTGGCCAAGAAGGTGGCGGAGGTCACCGGGCAGCCCCAGGGGAAGAGCTACTTCCTCAACATCAAGGGCCCGGAGCTGCTCAACAAGTACGTCGGCGAGACCGAGCGGCAGATCCGCCTGGTCTTCCAGCGGGCCCGGGAGAAGGCCAGCGAGGGCACGCCGGTCATCGTCTTCTTCGACGAGATGGAGTCGCTGTTCCGCACCCGCGGTTCCGGCGTCAGCTCGGACGTGGAGAACACCATCGTCCCGCAGCTGCTCGCCGAGATCGACGGCGTGGAGGGACTGGAGAACGTCATCGTCATCGGGGCATCCAACCGCGAGGACATGATCGACCCGGCGATCCTGCGCCCGGGACGGCTCGACGTCAAGATCAAGATCGAGCGCCCGGACGCCGAGGCGGCCAAGGACATCTTCTCCAAGTACCTCAAGAGCTCGCTGCCGCTGCACCCGGACGACGTCAAGGAGCACGGCTCGTCGGTGGAGGGCACCGTCGACGCCATGATCCAGGCCGTGGTGGAGCGGATGTACACCGAGACCGAGGAGAACCGCTTCCTGGAGGTCACCTACGCCAACGGTGACAAGGAGGTCCTGTACTTCAAGGACTTCAACTCCGGAGCGATGATCCAGAACATCGTGGACCGGGCGAAGAAGATGGCCATCAAGGACTTCCTCGACCACGGCCAGCGCGGACTGCGGGTGACCCACCTGCTCGCCGCGTGTGTGGACGAGTTCAAGGAGAACGAGGACCTGCCCAACACCACCAACCCGGACGACTGGGCCCGCATCTCCGGCAAGAAGGGCGAGCGGATCGTGTTCATCCGCACGCTGGTCACCGGGAAGCAGGGCGCCGAGTCCGGCCGCTCCATCGACACTGTCGCCAACACGGGGCAGTACCTGTAGGTCTCCGTACCTGCAGGTCGCCGCGCCGCCGCCGTCCGGCTACGGGTGCTTGCCCGTAGTCGGACGGTTCGCGTCCGGACCCAGGCCGTCGTCCTGTGTCCCGAGGAACGTGCCCGAGGAACGTGCCCGAAGAAAACGTCCTGAAGAAACGCCCCGAAGAAATCTCCCGGGCAGCGATCTCCCGGTTGTCAGTGCGCAGTTCTAGGCTCGGGTTACCGCACCGGGCCGACCGTCGACGGACGGCTCGTCAGCGGCAGCTTTGAAGGAGGGCCGCATGTCTGTACGGCGCGTGATGGGAATCGAGACGGAGTACGGGATCTCCGTCCCGGGGCATCCCAACGCCAATGCCATGCTCACCTCGTCGCAGGTGGTCAACGCCTACGCGGCGGCGATGCACCGGGCGCGGAGGGCCCGCTGGGACTTCGAGGAGGAGAACCCGCTGCGCGACGCGCGGGGCTTCGACCTGGCCAGGGACACGGCGGACGCAAGCCAGCTGACGGACGAGGACATCGGCCTGGCGAACATCATCCTCACCAACGGCGCCCGGTTCTACGTGGACCACGCCCACCCGGAGTACAGCTCGCCGGAGATCACCAACCCCCGCGACGCGGTGCTCTGGGACAAGGCGGGCGAGCGGATCATGGAGGAGGCGGCCATCCGCGCCCTGCAGCTGCCGGGCGCGCAGCCGATCCACCTGTACAAGAACAACACCGACAACAAGGGCGCCTCCTACGGCACCCACGAGAACTACCTGATGAAGCGGGCGACCCCGTTCGCCGAGATCGTCCGCCACCTCACCCCGTTCTTCGTCTCCCGGCAGGTCGTCACCGGGGCGGGCCGGGTCGGCCTGCACCAGGACGGCTCGGCCCACGGCTTCCAGATCAGCCAGCGCGCGGACTACTTCGAGGTCGAGGTCGGCCTGGAGACCACGCTCAAGCGCCCGATCATCAACACCCGCGACGAACCGCACGCCGACGCCGAGAAGTACCGCAGGCTGCACGTCATCATCGGGGACGCCAACCTGTCCGAGATCTCGACCTATCTGAAGCTGGGCACCACCGCGCTGGTGCTGTCGATGATCGAGGACGGCTTCATCGGCGTCGACCTCGCGGTCGACCAGCCGGTCCGCACCCTGCACCGGGTCTCCCACGACCCGGACCTCGGCTACCTGATGACGCTGCGCAGCGGGCGGAAGCTGACGGCGGTCCAGCTCCAGCTGGAGTACTTCGAGCTGGCCCGCAAGTACGTCGAGGACCGCTTCGGCGCGGACGCCGACGAGCAGACCAAGGACGTCCTGGACCGCTGGGAGGACGTCCTCGGGCGGCTGGAGCGCGACCCGATGAGCCTGTCCCGGCAGCTCGACTGGATCGCCAAGCGCGAGCTGCTGGAGGGCTACCGCAACCGGGACGGCCTGGACTGGGACAGCCCCCGGCTGCAACTGGTCGACCTGCAGTACGCCGACGTACGGGCCGAGAAGGGCCTCTACAACCGGTTGGTGGAGCGCGGGCGGATGGAGCGCCTCCTGGACGAGGCGGACGTGCTGCGGGCGGCCCACAAGCCGCCCGAGGACACCCGGGCGTACTTCCGGGGCCGCTGTCTGGAGCAGTACGCCGACCACGTCGCCGCGGCCTCCTGGGACTCGGTGATCTTCGACCTGCCCGGGCGGGACTCGCTCCAGCGGGTGCCCACGCTGGAGCCGCTGCGGGGGACCAGGAAGCACGTCAAGGCGCTGCTGGACCGCTGCCGCACGGCCGAGGACCTGGTCCGGGTGCTCTCCGGCGGCTGAACATCTGTCCGCTTCCGGCGTAACCGCAGGGTGACAACAGCTCACGATGGGTGAATGCGGCCCGGCTGGGCATCATCCGAACAGCATCGGACGTTGAATCGTTGCGGTAAAACACGAGGCGGTTGTCACACCTCGTGTATAGGGTCTGACCAGGAGTACCGGTCTACACCGGGACAACCGAGCGCAGCGATGCGCCGTCAACCGAGCGGGGTGAGGGACATGGCGACCAAGGACACCGGCGGCGGCCAGCAGCGGGCGAACCGCTCCTCCGAGGAGGTCGAGGAGACCGAGGTCGAGGCGAACGAGGCCTCCGACCTCAAGGAGCGCAAGGCGAAGCTCGACGACGACGTGGACGCGGTACTCGACGACATCGACGAGATCCTGGAGTCGGACGCCGAGTCGTTCGTGCGCTCGTACGTGCAAAAGGGCGGCGAGTGACGCCTGGTTCCCGCGCCGGAACATGTGGATCACGACCACAAAACGGGTAGGGTCCGAGCCATCCTCTGCTTCAACTGCAAGGGCGGACTGGGGCAGTTCAAGGACCGGCCCGAGCTGCTCCGGCGTGGGGCCGACCATCTGGAAGGGAACGTGTGGAAGCCAACACTCGTGGCACCGGGCGTCTACCGGCTGCCTTCTTGACGCCGGGTTCGTCGTCCTTCGTCGAATTCCTGGCCGAGCACCAGCCGGAGCTGCTCCCCGGCCGCCGCACCCTGCCTGCCGGGATGCAGCCGTTGGAGTCCCCGCACGGCACCACCATCGTCTCCGTCACCTTCGACGGCGGGGTGATCCTCGCCGGTGACCGGCGCGCCACCATGGGCAACCTGATCGCGCAGCGCGACATCGAGAAGGTCTTCCCGGCCGACGAGTACTCGGCGGTCGGCATCGCCGGCACCGCCGGGCTCGCGGTCGAGATGGTGCGCCTGTTCCAGCTGGAACTGGAGCACTACGAGAAGATCGAGGGCACCCAGCTCTCGTTCGAGGGCAAGGCCAACCGGCTCACCACCATGATCCGCGGCAACCTGGGCATGGCGATGCAGGGCCTGGCCGTGGTCCCGCTGTTCGCGGGCTACGACCTCGACCTCGGCCGGGGCCGGATCTTCAGCTACGACGTCACCGGCGGCCGTTCCGAGGAGCTCGGCTTCGCGGCCACCGGCTCGGGCTCGCTGTTCG includes these proteins:
- the arc gene encoding proteasome ATPase encodes the protein MAAHDDDYTRGGRPARGSEEALSQVSFLEQEIAVLRRKLADSPRHTRILEERIAELQANLSGVTAQNERLASTLREARDQIVALKEEVDRLAQPPAGFGTFLSANEDGTADIFTGGRKLRVNVSPSVPLDDLQRGQEVMLNEALNIVDAMEFESIGDIVTLKEVLEDGERALVTGHTDEERVVRLAEPLRDLTLRSGDALLLEPRSGYVYEVVPKSEVEELVLEEVPDIDYDRIGGLGQQIEQIRDAVELPYLHAELFKEYELRPPKGVLLYGPPGCGKTLIAKAVANSLAKKVAEVTGQPQGKSYFLNIKGPELLNKYVGETERQIRLVFQRAREKASEGTPVIVFFDEMESLFRTRGSGVSSDVENTIVPQLLAEIDGVEGLENVIVIGASNREDMIDPAILRPGRLDVKIKIERPDAEAAKDIFSKYLKSSLPLHPDDVKEHGSSVEGTVDAMIQAVVERMYTETEENRFLEVTYANGDKEVLYFKDFNSGAMIQNIVDRAKKMAIKDFLDHGQRGLRVTHLLAACVDEFKENEDLPNTTNPDDWARISGKKGERIVFIRTLVTGKQGAESGRSIDTVANTGQYL
- the dop gene encoding depupylase/deamidase Dop, whose translation is MSVRRVMGIETEYGISVPGHPNANAMLTSSQVVNAYAAAMHRARRARWDFEEENPLRDARGFDLARDTADASQLTDEDIGLANIILTNGARFYVDHAHPEYSSPEITNPRDAVLWDKAGERIMEEAAIRALQLPGAQPIHLYKNNTDNKGASYGTHENYLMKRATPFAEIVRHLTPFFVSRQVVTGAGRVGLHQDGSAHGFQISQRADYFEVEVGLETTLKRPIINTRDEPHADAEKYRRLHVIIGDANLSEISTYLKLGTTALVLSMIEDGFIGVDLAVDQPVRTLHRVSHDPDLGYLMTLRSGRKLTAVQLQLEYFELARKYVEDRFGADADEQTKDVLDRWEDVLGRLERDPMSLSRQLDWIAKRELLEGYRNRDGLDWDSPRLQLVDLQYADVRAEKGLYNRLVERGRMERLLDEADVLRAAHKPPEDTRAYFRGRCLEQYADHVAAASWDSVIFDLPGRDSLQRVPTLEPLRGTRKHVKALLDRCRTAEDLVRVLSGG
- a CDS encoding ubiquitin-like protein Pup, with protein sequence MATKDTGGGQQRANRSSEEVEETEVEANEASDLKERKAKLDDDVDAVLDDIDEILESDAESFVRSYVQKGGE
- the prcB gene encoding proteasome subunit beta, translated to MEANTRGTGRLPAAFLTPGSSSFVEFLAEHQPELLPGRRTLPAGMQPLESPHGTTIVSVTFDGGVILAGDRRATMGNLIAQRDIEKVFPADEYSAVGIAGTAGLAVEMVRLFQLELEHYEKIEGTQLSFEGKANRLTTMIRGNLGMAMQGLAVVPLFAGYDLDLGRGRIFSYDVTGGRSEELGFAATGSGSLFAKGSLKKLYRADLTAEEAATAVVQALYDAADDDSATGGPDLTRGIFPIVGVITEDGFRRLPDDEVGALARSILERRLEFPNGPQAGLL